Proteins from one Flavobacterium branchiarum genomic window:
- a CDS encoding cell surface protein, whose product MNYKILEYLKTLLFLFLAIAVTNCSSSDENSDDKKPPLANNEFSTQRATITPITINNSVSADATYKWSVTTAPSDNYSLANTETKEALFVATDIGVYELEVVINDKGTTQTQKVKVTVSKETKEYKTYIAKVFDFKPAPGQFINDLPSANDGETYDKILSRANSFLTKKNGDLISLGAFGGYIVFGFDHTIANVKGKRDFRVLGNAFWAEANPNPDSNMRGGSSEAGVIMVSYDKNKNGLPDDEWYEIEGAGHKMEKTIQNYEITYYRPDPNKTPVPGGGTGTVLFTDIEYILWKDNQGKTGYLAQNNAYNHSLDYWPKWLKDQDKITFKGTRLPDNAVDESGTGSYYVQYAFLYGYADNAPNNDNDSAIDIDWAIDKNGNKIHLPGIDFVKVYNGLNQQAGWLGETSTEIMGATDLHLLGENIPTRP is encoded by the coding sequence ATGAATTATAAAATTTTAGAATATTTGAAAACGCTATTATTTTTATTTCTAGCGATTGCAGTTACTAATTGCTCGAGTAGTGATGAAAACTCAGATGATAAAAAGCCGCCACTCGCAAACAATGAATTTAGCACACAAAGAGCTACAATAACTCCCATTACTATCAATAATAGTGTCAGTGCAGATGCTACCTATAAATGGAGTGTAACAACTGCTCCTTCTGATAATTACTCTTTGGCTAATACCGAAACAAAAGAAGCCTTATTTGTAGCAACAGACATTGGAGTTTATGAATTGGAAGTTGTTATAAATGATAAAGGTACCACACAAACCCAAAAGGTTAAAGTAACTGTTAGCAAAGAAACTAAAGAGTATAAAACCTATATCGCCAAAGTATTTGACTTTAAGCCAGCACCAGGTCAATTTATAAACGATTTGCCTTCGGCTAATGACGGAGAGACTTATGATAAAATTTTAAGCCGAGCGAATTCTTTCTTAACTAAGAAAAATGGAGACTTAATTTCGCTTGGCGCATTTGGAGGTTATATTGTTTTTGGATTTGATCACACGATTGCAAATGTAAAAGGAAAACGTGATTTTAGAGTTTTGGGTAATGCGTTTTGGGCAGAGGCTAATCCTAATCCAGATTCAAATATGCGTGGTGGCAGCAGCGAAGCAGGAGTTATAATGGTGTCGTATGATAAAAACAAAAATGGATTACCTGATGATGAATGGTACGAGATAGAAGGAGCAGGGCACAAAATGGAAAAAACCATCCAAAATTATGAAATTACTTATTACAGACCTGACCCAAATAAAACTCCCGTTCCTGGAGGTGGTACAGGTACAGTTCTTTTTACGGATATAGAATACATATTATGGAAAGACAATCAAGGTAAAACTGGATATTTAGCACAAAATAACGCTTACAATCACTCTTTAGATTATTGGCCAAAATGGCTAAAAGACCAAGACAAAATCACTTTTAAAGGCACAAGATTACCCGATAATGCGGTTGATGAAAGTGGTACTGGAAGCTATTATGTTCAATATGCTTTTTTATACGGATATGCTGATAATGCACCTAATAACGACAATGATTCAGCAATAGATATTGATTGGGCAATAGACAAAAACGGAAATAAAATTCACCTTCCAGGAATTGATTTTGTAAAAGTTTATAATGGTCTTAATCAGCAAGCTGGATGGCTAGGAGAAACTTCTACCGAAATAATGGGAGCAACCGACTTGCATCTTTTGGGAGAAAATATTCCTACCAGACCATAA